Proteins co-encoded in one Prunus persica cultivar Lovell chromosome G6, Prunus_persica_NCBIv2, whole genome shotgun sequence genomic window:
- the LOC18774480 gene encoding uncharacterized protein LOC18774480: MIVPVAIALTVGLLGWAYQALKPPPPKICGSPGGPPVTSPRVKLSDGRHLAYRECGVPKEEAKHKIIVVHGFDSSKDLSLPFAQELIEELSIYFLFFDRAGYGESDPYPSRSVKSEAFDIQELADKLQIGSKFYVIGISMGAYPVWGCMKYIPHRLSGASLVVPFVHYWWPCVPANLSRESLSTLPVSDQWAFRVAYYAPWLFHWWMTQKFFPSLSVLCGNTSVFSRTDLDMLKKLSEAPSVGQEKITQQGHHESLYRDILAGYAKWEFDPSELKNPFPDNEGSFHIWRGCEDKIIPYKLNRYIAEKLPWIHYHEVPGYGHLLFLESHLCDAILKALLLRE; this comes from the exons ATGATTGTACCAGTAGCAATAGCTTTGACAGTGGGTCTTCTAGGGTGGGCTTATCAAGCACTAAAGCCTCCCCCTCCGAAAATATGCGGATCGCCTGGTGGTCCTCCTGTTACTTCACCAAGAGTGAAACTCAGTGACGGTAGGCATTTGGCCTACAGGGAGTGTGGAGTTCCAAAAGAAGAGGCAAAACACAAGATCATTGTCGTTCATGGTTTTGATAGTTCCAAAGATTTGAGTTTACCTTTTGCTCAA GAACTTATAGAGGAGTTGAGCATATATTTCCTGTTCTTCGACAGAGCAGGCTATGGAGAGAGTGATCCATATCCATCGCGTTCTGTCAAGAGCGAAGCATTCGATATTCAAGAGCTCGCGGACAAGTTGCAGATTGGGTCTAAGTTTTATGTAATCGGAATCTCAATGGGAGCTTACCCTGTTTGGGGTTGcatgaaatacataccacacAG ATTGTCTGGAGCTTCCCTGGTAGTTCCTTTTGTGCACTACTGGTGGCCTTGTGTTCCTGCTAATCTATCAAGAGAGAGCCTCAGCACTCTCCCCGTATCAGATCAATGGGCGTTCCGAGTTGCATATTACGCCCCTTGGTTATTCCATTGGTGGATGACTCAGAAATTTTTCCCTTCACTAAGTGTCTTGTGCGGAAATACCTCAGTTTTCAGCCGTACAGATTTAGATATGCTGAAGAAACTCTCAGAAGCACCAAGTGTTGGTCAG GAAAAGATAACACAGCAAGGACACCACGAATCTCTGTACCGAGACATACTGGCTGGCTATGCAAAATGGGAATTCGACCCGTCGGAGCTGAAAAATCCATTCCCTGACAATGAGGGCTCATTTCACATTTGGCGAGGCTGTGAAGACAAGATCATTCCTTATAAACTAAACCGCTATATTGCAGAGAAGCTTCCCTGGATTCATTATCATGAAGTTCCTGGTTATGGCCATTTGCTTTTTCTTGAGAGTCATCTATGTGACGCTATTTTAAAAGCACTTTTGCTTAGAGAATAA
- the LOC18772464 gene encoding uncharacterized protein LOC18772464 isoform X1, producing the protein MPAMVSNTAQTAAVSEDLPPASPRIRLADGRYLAYRESGVPKNKANYKIIIVHGFGSSKEMSFLAPQELIDELGIYFLLYDRAGYGESDPNPKRSVKSEALDIEELADQLELGLKFYVIGVSMGSYPTWSCIKHIPHRLAGVALVVPVVNYRWPSLPDHLIKDDYRRKLIKWGLFFAEFAPGLLRWWVTQKWLPSTSVLERNPVFFNSRDIEVLKTIPGFPMLSQEKLRQQGVFDTLHHDFKLAFSRWDFDPMDLSNPFPQNQSSVHIWQGYEDKVVPFLLQRYISFKLPWIQYHEVPDGGHLIVHYAGLCEAILRALLLGEEHLHYKPTIAKIVS; encoded by the exons ATGCCAG CGATGGTTTCAAACACTGCACAGACTGCTGCCGTTTCTGAAGATCTTCCTCCAGCTTCACCAAGAATCAGGCTTGCTGATGGAAGGTATCTGGCTTATAGAGAAAGTGGGGTCCCCAAGAACAAAGCAAACTACAAGATCATCATTGTTCATGGCTTTGGAAGCTCCAAGGAAATGAGTTTCCTGGCACCCCAA GAATTAATAGATGAGTTGGGGATATATTTTCTGCTATATGATCGTGCTGGTTATGGAGAAAGTGATCCAAATCCAAAGCGTTCGGTCAAGAGTGAAGCCCTTGACATCGAAGAACTGGCTGATCAGTTAGAGTTAGGATTGAAATTTTATGTGATTGGAGTGTCAATGGGATCATATCCCACCTGGAGTTGCATCAAACATATACCACACAG GCTAGCAGGTGTGGCTTTGGTAGTTCCAGTTGTCAATTATAGGTGGCCTTCTCTTCCTGACCATCTGATAAAGGATGATTACAGGAGAAAACTTATCAAATGGGGACTCTTCTTTGCAGAATTTGCCCCTGGACTACTGCGGTGGTGGGTGACTCAGAAATGGCTCCCTTCAACTTCTGTCCTGGAAAGAAATCCGGTATTCTTCAACAGCAGAGACATAGAAGTCCTCAAAACAATTCCAGGCTTCCCAATGCTTTCTCAG GAAAAATTACGACAACAAGGGGTTTTTGATACTCTGCATCATGACTTCAAATTGGCTTTCAGCCGTTGGGATTTCGACCCCATGGATCTCAGCAATCCATTCCCCCAAAACCAGAGCTCTGTTCATATTTGGCAAGGTTATGAAGATAAGGTTGTGCCATTTCTACTTCAAAGATATATTTCATTTAAGCTACCGTGGATTCAGTATCATGAAGTTCCTGACGGTGGGCATTTGATTGTGCATTATGCTGGTTTGTGTGAGGCCATTCTGAGGGCACTTTTGCTTGGAGAAGAACATCTTCATTACAAACCTACTATAGCCAAAATTGTTTCATAA
- the LOC18772464 gene encoding uncharacterized protein LOC18772464 isoform X2 yields MGSYPTWSCIKHIPHRLAGVALVVPVVNYRWPSLPDHLIKDDYRRKLIKWGLFFAEFAPGLLRWWVTQKWLPSTSVLERNPVFFNSRDIEVLKTIPGFPMLSQEKLRQQGVFDTLHHDFKLAFSRWDFDPMDLSNPFPQNQSSVHIWQGYEDKVVPFLLQRYISFKLPWIQYHEVPDGGHLIVHYAGLCEAILRALLLGEEHLHYKPTIAKIVS; encoded by the exons ATGGGATCATATCCCACCTGGAGTTGCATCAAACATATACCACACAG GCTAGCAGGTGTGGCTTTGGTAGTTCCAGTTGTCAATTATAGGTGGCCTTCTCTTCCTGACCATCTGATAAAGGATGATTACAGGAGAAAACTTATCAAATGGGGACTCTTCTTTGCAGAATTTGCCCCTGGACTACTGCGGTGGTGGGTGACTCAGAAATGGCTCCCTTCAACTTCTGTCCTGGAAAGAAATCCGGTATTCTTCAACAGCAGAGACATAGAAGTCCTCAAAACAATTCCAGGCTTCCCAATGCTTTCTCAG GAAAAATTACGACAACAAGGGGTTTTTGATACTCTGCATCATGACTTCAAATTGGCTTTCAGCCGTTGGGATTTCGACCCCATGGATCTCAGCAATCCATTCCCCCAAAACCAGAGCTCTGTTCATATTTGGCAAGGTTATGAAGATAAGGTTGTGCCATTTCTACTTCAAAGATATATTTCATTTAAGCTACCGTGGATTCAGTATCATGAAGTTCCTGACGGTGGGCATTTGATTGTGCATTATGCTGGTTTGTGTGAGGCCATTCTGAGGGCACTTTTGCTTGGAGAAGAACATCTTCATTACAAACCTACTATAGCCAAAATTGTTTCATAA